The bacterium genome segment AACAATTTTTCTGGGATATACTACTGATTTATTAACCGTTCCTTTTTGTATAGTCTCAACTGCCAGCAGACGATTTCTGCTATTTAAGAACATGACTTTAAATTCTTCGTCAGCTGATCCTTTTAAAGAAGCTTTCAGATAATCATAGACAACATCTGGTGAAGAAACTAAATCTTTTTTATAGAGCCCCTTCTCAAGGTAAATTACTGAAATGTCTTTTAAAAAATTGAGAAACAAGGCACCATGTTCGGAAATACCACAAACTTTTTTCAGCTCTTTCCTGTCAGCATCCAATACACCATTGAGTGTTTTGAATTCAGATAACAACTGCTTTGCAATAGGCTTAGTGTCTTTTCTGAGAATGGTAAAGGATAAGGCAAATTCCAGCACCTCGTAATCAAGCCATCCTTTTATCCCACCGCTTTTGTACTTTGCCTTTATTCTCTTGCGATGTCCAAGATAATCTGGTTTTAAAGCTTTACTCACCTATCTACCTTCAGCCTTTCACTGTATTTTTCCCAATCCGGCAAGAAAGCAAACATCAGACTTTTGAATAATTTGCCATGATTAGGGATTTTCATATGCAGCAGTTCATGAACAATTACGTAATCACAAAGTTCTCTCTCCATTTTAAAAAGTTTAGTGTTAAATGTTAATCTTCCATTTTGCGATAATGATGCCCACTTGTTTTTCATAAAACGCAAATGTATATCTTTCGGCTCAACATCCAGTTTCTCTGCCCATTTAAAAATGTTTGATTTAAACTTCTCTGACTCATTTGATTGGTTCAGACATTCTCTATTTTTACTTAGAAGCATTGGCATTTATCTTCTCTCCAGTTTCAGAATCTTCTCAACAAGTTCAACAGCCTTTGTTTTATTTTCTTCTTTCAGTAGTATCTTATACAACTGTGTGGTTAGCTCTCTCTTCTCCTCACTGTTTAATCTCCAGTTGGGATAATCTTCAAATATGCCATTAATCTTTACTGCCAGTGTATCTGGCTTTGAAATTCCGCTCTTCTTAAATAACCAGAAAATCGTAAAAGTATTAACATCAAAATTCTTTTCAGTCTGCTCCTTGTGTGCCTGATTAATCTCTCTGATAATTTCTTCTAATCTTTTTAAAGCTTCAAGAGTCATAATGCGTCTGTCATCATACAGCTCAATAACAGTCTGTGCCTTTTCACCTATGGAGATCAAATATGGCTGGGTATCCCGATTATCATCAATAAACTTAATAATGCTTTTTCTTAAATTAATTATCTTAACATTATTAGACTTATCGCTTTTCTTTAATACCTCAAGAGTATCTTCTTTTATCTCATAAATCGGAAGCATGGAGGAAATGTCTGTTGTATAAACATGCTTTTTAACCAGGTCAGAGGTCTTCCGCATCAACTCCTTATCCAGAAGAATCCTTTTGGCAAAGGCATTTCTAATAATGCTGTAAAGATAAGAAATTCTCCAGTAATCATTTATATAATCCCTTAAGAATTTATCTGGTGAGATAATCTCATAAAGCATTTCAAGCTGCTTAAAGAACTTGTAAAAATCTTCTCTCTTGTCTTTATCACTAAAAATTTCAATTGCTCTTTCAACCGTTTTATCATCAAATCTACGTCCTATCAATTCAAGATATGGCCTGGCTTTACCTTTCATCAGGTTTTCAAAGGTTGATTTCAATATATCTATATTTCTGATAACACTTGCCACAACATCTGAATCAAAAGCCAGTGCCTTTTCGAGTCTTTCAAATATACCAACAAAATCAAGAACAAATCCTGCAGGTTTCTTTAAACCATCTTCATCCTCGTAAGGCCTGTTAACTCTGGCTATGGCTTGCAAAAGAGTATGATCCTTCATGGGCTTGTCTAGATACATACAATAAAGAATGGGGGCATCATATCCTGTTAATAACTTATCAGTAACTATCAATATCTTTGGCATCTTTGTTTTGTTTGGGAAAATCTTGCCTTTCAATTCCCGCTCCTTATACTCGCTTAAATAGTGCTCTTTTAAGAATGCCCTGTCATTTTGAGCCTGACTATAAACAACTATGGAATATTCAGAAGGAAGATATTTATCCAATGCTTTTTTATACAAGGCACACGCTTCTCTGTCTACCGCAACCAGAAATGCCTTATAGCCCATAGGTTCAACATTTTCCTTATAGTGTTTAGCTACAAACTCAGCAACTTTCTTAACACGGTCTTCGGATTTTAGGAAATTCTTCAAACTTACTGCCTTATCTAATAATTTGTTTAATTCCTCTACATCACTAACACCTTCTTTTTCCATCAATGCAAAAAATTCCTTCTCAAGCATTTCTTTAGGTACTCTTATCTCGCTTGGAGCAAGTGTGTAATGCAAAGGGAGAGTAGTACCATCTTCAATTGATTCTGCAATGGAATACTTATCCAGATATCCTTTTTCATCCTCTTTGCCAAATATCTTGAACGTGCCTTTGCCATAAAGAATCTTATCAATGGGCGTACCGGTAAAGCCAAAATATGTTGCATCGGGAAGTGCAGCTATAAGATAATTGCCCAGGTCGCCGGTAGTAGTTCTGTGCGCTTCATCTATCAGCACAAAAATATTATCTCTTTTGTTGATATCCTTTGGCATGCCTTCAAATTTGTGAATCATTGAAACTATAAGCCCGCGGTAGTCTGAAGAGAGAAGTTCTCGCAATTCCTTTTTGGAGTCTGCTATTTTCATTCCTTTTCCTTCTTTAAAACCGTAGGCATCAAGATTTCTGAAGAGTTGACTTTCCAGCTCATTTCTGTCAACAAGCATAATAACTGTCGGCTTTTCAAATTCTGGCTGCTGCAATATTTTTTCTGCTGCTACAATCATGGTGAAGGTTTTACCTGCACCTTGTGCATGCCATATAAGTCCTGTCTTCTTTTCCTCCTCCAATGCCCTATTAACTATCTTTTCCACTGCTCTTGTCTGGTGCTGACGCATAATTATTTTGGATAATACGTCATTTTTCCGGAAGAAGATAATATAATCCTTTATAAGTTGTAATACACGACCCTTATCGAAGAAAGTCTTGACCTTCTTCTCAAAATTTCCTTTTTCCACATCTTTCCAGTTAAAAAGTCCTTTTCTGTCAAGATTCCAGGTTACTCCATAATAAAAATCAAGCAGGTGGGTAACATCAAATATCTGATTTGAGGCCATCATCTCGGGTGTTTCAGAATGGTAGCGTCTTATCTGGGCAATTCCTTCTTCAATTCCTTCCCGCTTGTTGGCATTTTTTGTCTCTGCAATTATTACAGGAATACCATTTATCAGGAATATAACATCTCCTCTGTTGGTAAATTTGCCGTTGGTGTATTGCCATTCATCTGTTACGTGAAACTGGTTATTTTCAATGTTATCATTATTAAAGTCAATAAATCTTATATTTAGCTCCCGTTTATCCCTCTCATAGTAAACAGATTTCTCACCTTTAAGATATTGCAGGATTTCCTGATTGCCTTCTATTGAACTCTTTACATTTCCCATCCGTTTTATGATTTCATTCGCTTTTTCGCTATTGATTATGCCCTTATTCAGATTGATTAACTGTTCTTTAAGGATATTGTAAAAAAATAATCCTGCCTCACCTTGTCTTAAGGCTACAGCTTCATCTCTGGTTAAATAAGTCCATCCGATTTGCCTGGCATATTTAATCAACGGTTCCTGGACTATTTTTCGTTCAGACATTTTAATTAACCTCTACATCTAAATCTCTCACTCTGATTTTCACTCTGATTTTTCCAGTCATTAACTGGTTAAGCATGGTTCTGAATAAAGCTTGAAAGGTTTGTTTTTTGGATTCGGCTTGGGAAAGTTTTTTATCTATTTTATCTATTGCCTTTATTATATCCAATTGCTCGCTTATATTAGGGAAAGGAAATCGATAGTTTTCCAAATCCTGACGTTGTAAGCTTGGTATTGTTGTTTTTGCATGCTCGCCTGAGAGTTGATTTATTGACATATAATAATAAAGGAATTTGGGGGTAACCATTTCTGATTTCCATTCAAGATAAAAAGTAGTATCGGATGGCCAGCAAGGTTCTAAAAATAAATGAACAGCTCCGGCATTACCCTTTCTTCCTACAATTAATGTAGGGAAATTAATCAAAGGTTTTTCACACCATGCGTAAATTCTGCTAGAGCCGACCACTGGAATTTGACCTATTAT includes the following:
- the radC gene encoding DNA repair protein RadC; translation: MSKALKPDYLGHRKRIKAKYKSGGIKGWLDYEVLEFALSFTILRKDTKPIAKQLLSEFKTLNGVLDADRKELKKVCGISEHGALFLNFLKDISVIYLEKGLYKKDLVSSPDVVYDYLKASLKGSADEEFKVMFLNSRNRLLAVETIQKGTVNKSVVYPRKIVERALHNHATGVIISHNHPGESLKPSEDDCSITKAIKAALKTVDIVLLDHIIIGGNGYFSFKENGVCNDFKEV
- a CDS encoding M48 family metallopeptidase, which encodes MPMLLSKNRECLNQSNESEKFKSNIFKWAEKLDVEPKDIHLRFMKNKWASLSQNGRLTFNTKLFKMERELCDYVIVHELLHMKIPNHGKLFKSLMFAFLPDWEKYSERLKVDR
- a CDS encoding HsdR family type I site-specific deoxyribonuclease: MSERKIVQEPLIKYARQIGWTYLTRDEAVALRQGEAGLFFYNILKEQLINLNKGIINSEKANEIIKRMGNVKSSIEGNQEILQYLKGEKSVYYERDKRELNIRFIDFNNDNIENNQFHVTDEWQYTNGKFTNRGDVIFLINGIPVIIAETKNANKREGIEEGIAQIRRYHSETPEMMASNQIFDVTHLLDFYYGVTWNLDRKGLFNWKDVEKGNFEKKVKTFFDKGRVLQLIKDYIIFFRKNDVLSKIIMRQHQTRAVEKIVNRALEEEKKTGLIWHAQGAGKTFTMIVAAEKILQQPEFEKPTVIMLVDRNELESQLFRNLDAYGFKEGKGMKIADSKKELRELLSSDYRGLIVSMIHKFEGMPKDINKRDNIFVLIDEAHRTTTGDLGNYLIAALPDATYFGFTGTPIDKILYGKGTFKIFGKEDEKGYLDKYSIAESIEDGTTLPLHYTLAPSEIRVPKEMLEKEFFALMEKEGVSDVEELNKLLDKAVSLKNFLKSEDRVKKVAEFVAKHYKENVEPMGYKAFLVAVDREACALYKKALDKYLPSEYSIVVYSQAQNDRAFLKEHYLSEYKERELKGKIFPNKTKMPKILIVTDKLLTGYDAPILYCMYLDKPMKDHTLLQAIARVNRPYEDEDGLKKPAGFVLDFVGIFERLEKALAFDSDVVASVIRNIDILKSTFENLMKGKARPYLELIGRRFDDKTVERAIEIFSDKDKREDFYKFFKQLEMLYEIISPDKFLRDYINDYWRISYLYSIIRNAFAKRILLDKELMRKTSDLVKKHVYTTDISSMLPIYEIKEDTLEVLKKSDKSNNVKIINLRKSIIKFIDDNRDTQPYLISIGEKAQTVIELYDDRRIMTLEALKRLEEIIREINQAHKEQTEKNFDVNTFTIFWLFKKSGISKPDTLAVKINGIFEDYPNWRLNSEEKRELTTQLYKILLKEENKTKAVELVEKILKLERR